TCTCGACACGCGGCGGCGAGCGGGACGCGATGTCGCTCGGCCGATTTCAGCAGAACGTCGCGGAGTTGCGCGGACTGCCTGGTGTGACGGGCCCCTTCCGCGCGAAGATGGCGAGCGCCGGCGGATGGGCGGCGCTTCTCTTCAGCAGCTGGCGTCATCTCAAGTACGATAAGCCGAACATATCGGGCGCCGATCGCGTACGCGCCTTCATCAAGGGCGACCTTTCCGAGGCGCGCCGGATGCATCCTGTCGGCTCGCCGGACTGACCCTCCTCGTTACTGGCGTCACTTTCACCTGCGATTCATGACGAGCGACTTGCTCCAAAACACCGATGCACAAGATCGCACGGCCTCACCGGCCGGCGCCGAACATCCAGGTAGAACGCGCTTTGCCTTCCTCGCCGAGACCAGCCGGTGTCTGAGCGACTCGCTCGATCTCGAGACCACGCTGGCGACTGTCGCCGGAATCGCACTCCCCCAATTCGGCGTCTGGTGTATGGTCGACATCGTCGCGCCTGACGAGTCGATCAGCCGCGTGGCTGTCATCCATCCCGATGCCGCCAAGCAGAGCCTCGCCCGCGATTTCTTCCGCGAGCACCCGCCTCGCCGCGAAGACCCCATTGGTGCGCCGCGTGTCATTCGGACGAATCATTCCGAGTTCGCGCTGGTGGAGGGCGCGGCGTTGCTCGACGAGATCGACGACCTCGAGCAGCGTGACGTCCTGCGAAAGCTCGGAGCGCAATCATTCCTGATCGTGGCGATGCGCGCCCGTGGTCGAACGCTCGGTGCCATCACGTTCGTCTCCGACGACGAGCGGCCATACGACGACGCCGACCTGCTGCTCGCCGAGGACCTCGGCCGGCGCTGCGCCATGGCGATCGACAATGCCCGCATGTATGGATTGGCGCAGGAGGCCCGGCGCGAAGCCGAGGAAGCGCGCGAAGTGGCGACATTCAATGCGCAACGCGCGAACGCGCTGCGCGAGGTCGCCGACAGTGCGCGTGAGGAGGCGGAGGTGGCGAATCGGGCGAAAGCGGCCTTCCTCACCACCATGTCGCACGAGTTTCGCACGCCACTCGCTGCAATCCTCGGCTTCGTCGGGTTGATCAACGACGGCCTGGCGGGCCCGATGACGTCCTTACAGCGGGACTATCTCCGGCGCATCGGCAACGCGAGCGGTAATCTCCTCCGCTTGATTGAGGAAGTGCTCACGCTCTCGCAGGTCAACGCTGGCCGGGGCAGGATGCACGTCGAGCACGTCGACATCGCCGCGAGCGTCCGTGAAGTCGCCGACCTGCTCCAGCCGCTGGTGGGGGCGAAGAAGCTCAGCCTCGTCGTGGACGCTCCTCGGTTGCCGCTCCTGTTCCCGACGGACGAGGCCAAGTTCCGCCAGATCGTGATCAATCTCGCC
This is a stretch of genomic DNA from Gemmatimonadaceae bacterium. It encodes these proteins:
- a CDS encoding GAF domain-containing sensor histidine kinase, with the protein product MTSDLLQNTDAQDRTASPAGAEHPGRTRFAFLAETSRCLSDSLDLETTLATVAGIALPQFGVWCMVDIVAPDESISRVAVIHPDAAKQSLARDFFREHPPRREDPIGAPRVIRTNHSEFALVEGAALLDEIDDLEQRDVLRKLGAQSFLIVAMRARGRTLGAITFVSDDERPYDDADLLLAEDLGRRCAMAIDNARMYGLAQEARREAEEAREVATFNAQRANALREVADSAREEAEVANRAKAAFLTTMSHEFRTPLAAILGFVGLINDGLAGPMTSLQRDYLRRIGNASGNLLRLIEEVLTLSQVNAGRGRMHVEHVDIAASVREVADLLQPLVGAKKLSLVVDAPRLPLLFPTDEAKFRQIVINLAGNAVKFTSMGEVRLILSLEEAGVVLRVRDTGEGISAADAERLFESFMQAGPSGSRQSRGTGLGLAISRQLARLMGGDVTVESSPGCGSTFTLRLPYSAEATAEGEAVQTRTEFRERRARTRIGSP